A genome region from Triticum aestivum cultivar Chinese Spring chromosome 2B, IWGSC CS RefSeq v2.1, whole genome shotgun sequence includes the following:
- the LOC123043083 gene encoding uncharacterized protein isoform X2: MSKMPNPEKKLLRMPSADAEMAALHKEWDDARCPICMDHPHNAVLLLCSSHDKGCRSYICDTSYRHSNCLDRFRKMKVNRMDSSSQPSSSLPGDTSNQNVSERSRLGPSRGSPRLLIDVPEFRENLSHEHVRSPAAVSGQQEGTNYNQGPVTLEALMGQVTGQVESAEASNSNELMCPLCRGAVKGWEIIKDARQYLDEKPRSCSREACAFSGTYGALRRHARRVHPTTRPADVDPSRRRAWHRLENQREYGDIMSAIRSAMPGSVVLGDYVIEGGPSADEREDGGPSDRSGSLLTTFFLFHMMNSGPLRSGDEPRASSRALRRQRRRYLWGENLLGLQYDDDDDDEDEDSLDEEVQRPRTRRRFVRSRSEERR, encoded by the coding sequence ATGTCCAAGATGCCAAATCCAGAGAAGAAGTTGTTGAGGATGCCAAGCGCAGATGCCGAGATGGCTGCACTGCACAAGGAATGGGATGATGCCCGGTGTCCAATTTGCATGGACCATCCTCACAATGCCGTACTTCTGttgtgcagttctcatgacaaagGATGCAGATCCTACATATGTGATACAAGCTATAGACACTCAAATTGCCTAGACAGATTCAGGAAAATGAAAGTGAACCGCATGGACAGTTCGTCACAGCCAAGCTCTTCCTTGCCTGGAGATACAAGTAACCAAAATGTTTCAGAGAGATCCCGTCTCGGTCCCAGTAGAGGGAGCCCCAGGCTGTTAATAGATGTACCTGAATTCCGTGAAAATCTCAGTCATGAACATGTCCGTAGCCCTGCAGCCGTATCTGGACAGCAAGAAGGAACTAACTATAATCAAGGTCCAGTAACATTGGAAGCTCTTATGGGACAAGTGACTGGGCAAGTCGAGTCAGCTGAGGCATCCAACTCGAACGAATTGATGTGCCCACTGTGTAGGGGTGCTGTGAAGGGCTGGGAGATCATCAAAGATGCCAGACAGTACCTGGACGAGAAGCCAAGAAGCTGCTCGCGGGAAGCATGCGCATTTTCTGGTACCTATGGTGCGCTCCGTAGACATGCCAGGAGGGTGCACCCCACTACCAGGCCTGCTGATGTGGACCCGTCAAGGCGCCGCGCGTGGCACCGCCTGGAGAACCAGCGGGAGTATGGTGACATAATGAGCGCAATCAGGTCGGCTATGCCTGGGTCAGTTGTGCTTGGAGATTACGTCATTGAAGGTGGGCCAAGTGCGGACGAGCGTGAAGACGGCGGGCCAAGTGACCGAAGCGGGTCTCTGTTGACAACGTTCTTCCTATTCCATATGATGAACAGTGGCCCGCTGAGATCAGGAGACGAGCCAAGAGCCTCATCAAGGGCCCTGAGAAGGCAGAGGCGCCGCTATCTGTGGGGAGAGAACTTGCTAGGCCTCCaatacgacgacgacgacgatgatgaggacgaGGATAGCCTAGACGAGGAGGTTCAGAGGCCCAGGACTCGCCGGAGGTTCGTGAGGTCAAGGTCGGAGGAGCGGCGCTGA